The DNA sequence taaaaatactataaatatacataaatagGCTTAAAAACAGtataaactatttttaaaattatagtaTAAAACAAAAGATTATATAActtactaaaaattaataataatacaactACATAATAAATTagactttaaaaataaaactaattaaaaataaataatactaatgaACATTCAAATAAGCaataaaatatggaaaaatattataaaagttGAAATAATATATGAACCATTAATGTCTATGCTAAAAAACCTTAATAAAGAATCTTAatttcagaaaacttaatatacaaaatataaataacaaaagttcaaaaaattaaatattcaaacaatagtaaaaatgctaattaatataagaaaggaaattctaattaatcaatttaataaattattaatactaaaaatctcacattttagACTAAAATATTTAATGGTAAAAATCATCAAAGTTATACAACTAATGGATAGATTTAGTACACCAAAATAAGTTTGAAGACGAAAAAACTTTCTATAATACTGAGAATTAAAATAAGTTTGATTCTTGAAAAAAGCTAAACACAAAACATAGATACCAAACATTAAAATAGAAAGAAGATTTTCTAAATGTAGATTGctaaaaagtaaaattataataaatataattgatcTGGTGACAAATAGAAGAGCAATAAgtctttaaaaatatataataactatttattaataacaaaataaggaatttaaaagaaaattcaatccAAGTTAATGAGACATTATTCACTTATATAAataaagagttaacaaaattaattaaccaACACTTGCtctaattttgtttttccttattGTCAAGTTACACCGTCGAGTTTTCGGGTTTATACACttgctatatatttttttatcagaatgaattaaataaaaaaaagcttCACTAAGGTCCTAAACCTCTATTATGAGGAAAATTTTGGCTTTTTCTAGTTCTTACATTCGTTTTACTTACCGAGCCATTTCGGCATTTTACAAAGATTGCTAAATTCGGCACCTTGATGGGACTTTAGGAGCCATTTGATTTtgggcatatatatatatttatataattgatATGGGCAAATCAGAACTCAGAAAGTGGCAACGGCTAGATTTTCAAATTCATCACCTTCATGCTAAAATCCTCAGCTCAACGTTTCTTGTCGACCTCTTTATCTTTTACTCAGTCCCATTTCCGTTTCCTATCAATTTTTACTCGTTCGTTCTCTGTTGCCCACCATAATATTCAAAGCTCACTCCAACTACAACCATCTTATAATGGCACTCATAATGAACTTATTGACTTCTTTGATTACCTTCTCGGACAATGCGTTACAACCCAACAATGCAAACAAGTTCATGGTCAAGTGTTTCTCACTGGTGGGAACTCGTCTGGGTTCTTGGCTGCTCGACTTGTCTCGGTCTATTCCCGTTTTGGACTCGTTGAGGATTCCCAGAAGGTTTTTGACAACTTCCCGGTTGAGACCAGTAGCAAGAACATGCTTTTGTGGAATTCAATTGTGAGAGCTAATGTTAGTAATGGGTTTTATATCGAAGCAGTTGAACTGTATGACAAAATGCTCAAGTTTGGAGTTTGGGCTGATGGTTTTACTTTTCCATTGGTAATTAGGGCTTGCACGTTTATTGGTGATTTGTTTTTGTGCAAGAGAATTCATTGTCGTGTGTTGCAAATgggttttaaaaataatctccATGTGGTGAATGAAATGTTAGGAATGTACGGAAAGCTTGGCCAAATGAAAGATGCGTCTCATGTGTTTGATGGCATGTCTATTAGAAGCTATGTTTCTTGGAACACTATGATTTCAGGTTATGCCTTTAACCATGACTATGGTGGTGCTACTAAGATGTTTCACAGGATGGAGTTGGAAGGTTTCCAGCCAAATTCTGTTACGTGGACGTCATTGTTGTCGAGTCATGCTCGATGTGGGAAACATGAAGAAACCATGGAGTTGTTTGGTCTGATGAGGTTGAGAGGACTTGGGGCAACTGCTGAAGCTCTTGCTGTAGTGTTATCTGTATGTGCTGACTTGGCTGAGGTTAACAAGGGGAAGATGATCCATGCTTATGTCATAAAAGGTGGTTTTGAACATTACTTGTTTGCCAAAAATGCTTTAATTTGTATGTATGGAAAATGCAGAGATGTTGAACATGCACAGAAGTCATTTTTGGAGATGAAAACCAAGAATATAGTGAGTTGGAATGCTTTGATATCGTCTTATGCTGAATCTGGTTTATGTGATGAGGCTTATGAAATTTTTATTCAGTTGGAGAAATCAAATGGTTATCCACAAGTGAGGCCTAATATCATAAGTTGGAGTGCTGTAATTGGTGGTTTTGCTTCCAAGGGGCGAGGAGAGGAGTCTCTTGAACTCTTTAGGAGAATGCAGCTAACGACAGTAAGGGCCAATAGTGTGACAATCTGTAGCATTTTATCTGTCTGTGCCGAGTTAGCTGCTCTAAATCTTGGAAGGGAAATTCATGGCAATGTTATTAGGGCTATGATGGATGATAACATTCTGGTTGGAAACGGATTGATCAACATGTACACGAAATGTGGAAGTTTTAAAGACGGGCAGCTAATATTTGAGAATTTAGATACTAAGGACTTGATTTCATGGAATTCCATGATCACCGGTTATGGGATTCAAGGAATCGGTCAGAATGCTCTGAGAGTTTTTGATCAGATGATTAACTCTGGATTCAAGCCAGATAATGTCACCTTTGTGGCTATCCTTTCTGCATGTAGTCATGCAGGGCTTATCGATGAGGGTCGTTCTCTTTTCAATCAGATGAGTAAAGTTTATGGAATAGAACCCCAGATGGAGCACTATTCTTGCATGGTGGATCTTCTTGGTCGTGCTGGGCTACTTCAAGAAGCAAACAACATCATTAAAAACATGCCAATGAAACCAAATGCTTGCGTTTGGAGTGCTCTTTTGAACTCGTGTAGAATGTACAAGAACACATGTGTCACAGAGGAAACTACAGAGCACATTTTTCACCAGATCAACTTGGAATCGACCGGGAGCTACATGCTGCTGTCAAATATTTATGCTGCAAGTGGGAAGTGGGAGGAATCTGCTAAAGTGAGGATCTCAGCGAAGACAAAGGGTTTGAAGAAAATTCCTGGGCAAAGCTGGATTGAGGTGAATAAGAAGGTTTATATGTTCTCAGCAGGGAATGCAGGGCAAGCAAATTTGGAGTTGGTATATGGAGTTCTTCATGTCTTGGCGCTTCATATGGAATGTGACTGATATATATACCCCAATGGAAGCATTTATATCCAAAATCTTGGTGGGGGAGAAATGAATGTGATTGTTGAGGTGCAATGAGAGCCTGATGAATCGAAGTGTtggaatactaatttttgtcaTCTGTACAAAGTACAAACTAACATGTTATTGTACCATTGTTCTTAAAAATGGAGTGGTCCATTCGAACTGTTTACAAAGAGATCATTCACCCTTTGAGGATTACGATGAATGatagaattatatatatgtatgtataatttactATACATCTCATACAGAAAAGATTGATGGGTTTTTCATTTTGCAAGGAGAACTCCATTACCaccatatataataaaaacggAGACAATTGGAGACACTCAAAAATGACAGAAAGTAATGGTTAAAAATGTTGTGAAGAGAAAGAAACTTGGTTAATAGAATTTTTGCTGTAAATAAGCCTTTAATTAGTAATAGTGTTGTCCACTTTCTGTAAGGACTTCCAAATGGGAAATTGAAATTCATTTATCAGATATACTTCCTAAATTCATAACGACGTTAAGAAGTTGACTTGTGGCTGAGAGGATGTAGCTAAGATGTTGGTCTAGTGATGAAGATAGGGGTTGGGAAATGGGGGTGAAATCCAAATTCGAGAAAcacagagagagaaaaaaaaggaTATTTTTGTTAGGATGAGTCCTTCGGGGGACTAGTATAGTAACAAATTCAAATAtgattttgtaaattatttaggAAGCTGTATATATTTCTTAATAAAAATACTATTGGGCACTAGTAGTATATTACATATTTTTGTATGCATGTTATATTGATACATCACTCGTCCAAATTTAAAAAGATTAAAACCTTTAAAGAATATAATAATCTCATAATATGATTTATATTTTCAGAGATTTCAGTTGTATATATTGGATATataaaaaagattatttaaaataaaagtaacATTTTTGAATGGAAATCGTGAAGGTGATATAAAATAGAACAATTGATTTTTTATGAaaggaaaacttacaaaaattctATAAATTTGGGTtgacttttataaaaataatgtgacatggaaattttttaaaattattgtatttttataaaacaatagtagaacataaaatagaacaattaaaaacaacagtgaaataactaaaaaataaccgtaaaataatagtgaaaacttaatacagtacacaatataaaacttacatagtattttttttataaaattccacaatataaaaataaaaaagttgaaAACTTTGTGATGTAATTATCCCTTTATGAActtaagaaaaatgaaaatcCAAAGCCCAATATGGTTGGTTAGTGGCCCAAATCAGTAGAAGAATCTGATCTTGGAGCCTTAAACCCTACTAAAGTCCTACTTTTGTTATGTGAAAGGAAAATCActaaacccagaaaacaaaaagcttttcttcttcttcttctctctctactGTCTCGATCGCTCACACCATTTCCGACCTCGACTAATCAGTGGGCTCATGTATCGAATAGCTTCAAAATTGGCCTCATCCATAAATTCATCTAACTATAAGAAGCTGGTAAAACACTTGCTCCACTTTTCAGCATCGAATTTCTGGGTTTATACACttgctatgtatatatatttatcaaagTAGAATGAAAATTAGCTTCACTAAGGTCTTAGAGCTCTATTATGAggaaaattttggatttttctATTTATTCTATTCGTTTAACTTACCGGGGCATTTGGGCATTTCACAAAGATTGTTAAATTCGATACCTTGGTGGAACTTAGGAGCCAATTATGTTACTTTCTGAGACATTAATATCCCATATGGTCGAATCACTAATTTTTACTTTCATTTGTTTGTAAAGCTATATAGCAGGGTTACTTGCAACAGAAATTATGTGGCCAAAGATATCAATTTTGGGGTTGGGGCTCGTGCAGCAATGCTGGGAGGTGTCTCTGAGGTCGCTGAGGCCGTGAAAGTTACAATGGGGCCTAAGGTATTACAAATATATGCTTGaaaattttgttttcttttcaaccAAATAATTGATATCCTTAATTTACCTGAATATTACTTAATTCTATTTATAATAAGAAATTCCAGTCCATCTTTTAGTCTCTTTACTATGTTTGATTGCTTGATGTGTTTCAGGGTCGTCATGTGATTATTGAGAAAAGTCATGGGGCACCTAAGATTACAAAGGATGGTGTAACCGTTGCCAAAAGCATCAATTTTAAGGATAAGTATAAGAATGTAGGCGCTGATCTTGTAAAACAGGTTGCCAGAGCTACCAATAATGTTGCAGGCGATGGTAATCATCCTTTCTTAAATTTGGTTTTTTAGTCGTACATagtgaaatgaaatgaaatttctTTTAGTCTACTATTTTCTGTAGTTATATGAAATGTAGCATACATATTAGATTTggacatttatttattttaaatgggCTACACCTACATTATTGATAAACCCAATATGTGCCTCTAGTTCTGTCCACGAAGTTCAAGGCACGAACTTGGTTTTTTCCCTCTACTTTTAAGACGATATTCATATGGCAAGATTCAGGAAAAGGTGTTTATATTTCTTTGCAGGTACCACTTGTGCTACTGTTCTTACCCAAGCAATACTGACAGAAGGTTGCAAGTCGATAGCTGCAGGGACAAATGTGATGGATTTGCGCAGTGGTATCAATATGGCTGTTAATGCTGTTATTGCAGATCTGAAAAGCAGGGCACTGATGATAAGTACACCAGAAGAAATTACTCAGGTGAATCATTGGATTTGATTTTACATAATTTCATGGAATTTACTTTtgtatataaatgaaaattaggCGGAGCATTTTTGCACTAATTTGATAGGAGCAATTAATTTTTGCATACCTGCAGAGagtttatttattatgtattcaaataTTAGCAAATAATTTTCAGATTGAAGTGTTGTCAAGATTGTAATGCTGGGTTACATGTCTATGGATATGATGGAATCATTGTCAATTTAAATTCTCTTTAATCATGTGTGTGTTTTAGTAATGatgataattaaattaatactgATACAATATAGGTTGCCACTATTTCTGCAAATGGTGAACGTGAGATTGGAGAATTGATAGCCAAAGCAATGGAAAAAGTTGGAAAGGAAGGAGTCATCACTGTCGCTGTGAGCATctttccttctctctcttcccagGTTATATATTTGGCCAACTCAGCAAGTGTTTAATCTTGTGTGATTGGGATATTGATAGGATGGTAATACCTTAGACAATGAGTTAGAAGTGGTGGAAGGAATGAAGCTTGCCAGAGGTTATATTTCTCCTTACTTTGTCACTGATCAGAAGACTCAGAAATGTGTaagtttagatattttattgtTTGTAAATAGTTTCTGTTTGACACAAGTGAATAGTCATTTTGATGTATACCCTGTGACTGAGTCTATAACAAGGCCAGCTCTAAGAATTCGCTatgtaaatttaaaatattgtgAAATTGTTCCCGTGCCTACCCTTTACTATAGTtcattttactttttctttttcctcttcTTATAACTTAAGATTAAGTGCAATCGTCCCAACTTATTTACTTATGCAAGTTGTGTAGTTCTGTTGAGTTTGGTCTTGTATTGttgaatatatttttgtttgggACATTAAatctcttattattttatactAGTATATTTTTGTTGATCTAATCCACTGTAATTTGCAATACTATCATATTGGCAGGAACTTGATAATCCATATATCCTCATTCACGAGAAGAAAATTTCAGACATGAATTTGCTCGTGAGAATTCTGGAGCATACAGTAAAGGTAATTGATCTTTTTCTGCTCTAGATAGGTAATTGTTTATGTGATTTGGTGGTTGGACTTATTCCTTGTTcgtttttcatttcattttgaatagaaaaacaGACCACTTCTTGTTGTGGCCGAGGACATTGAAAGCGATGCACTGTCTATGCTTATACTCAACAAGCATCATGCTGGGCTTAAGGTGAGTATTTTGCTATGCTtcaaaattttgttaaaatcGTTGTTTCCTTGAATGATATATGTTTGTTGATTAAAATAATTTGTgtggacttttttttttattattatttttaaattttaaatctattgAGAATAAATTCCACCAGGTCTTCAACAGTACCAGTAATAGTTGAAACCATTTCAGGGAAATTTCAGAGTTTATTTGTCCCTAACAATACTTTGTTTTATAAACGTCCGGGTATTTATTTGTACATATTTCTGTGATATCCACCTCCCCGCCCCTTTTAATGTGCCACTCCTAAACGTTCTGTATATTTCAAGTGTTTTTCTTGTGTAGAGAAGGTATTTAAATGATAGATATAAACAGATTAGTTTCTTGTTGGAATTTGTGCTCTTATGAAGATATTATGTGCAACGAATATATGTATATGCTCACATGCAATATATGCATTATTGCGTTTGATGCATGTAAATATGCACATGCACATCTCTGtgtgtaatttattttttacagtAAATAGGTCTCTTTTCTGTCTCTAATTGGTGTATGTGGCGTGAG is a window from the Cannabis sativa cultivar Pink pepper isolate KNU-18-1 chromosome 1, ASM2916894v1, whole genome shotgun sequence genome containing:
- the LOC115706958 gene encoding chaperonin CPN60-like 2, mitochondrial, producing the protein MYRIASKLASSINSSNYKKLLYSRVTCNRNYVAKDINFGVGARAAMLGGVSEVAEAVKVTMGPKGRHVIIEKSHGAPKITKDGVTVAKSINFKDKYKNVGADLVKQVARATNNVAGDGTTCATVLTQAILTEGCKSIAAGTNVMDLRSGINMAVNAVIADLKSRALMISTPEEITQVATISANGEREIGELIAKAMEKVGKEGVITVADGNTLDNELEVVEGMKLARGYISPYFVTDQKTQKCELDNPYILIHEKKISDMNLLVRILEHTVKKNRPLLVVAEDIESDALSMLILNKHHAGLKVCAIKAPGFGDNRKANLDDLAILTGGEVISEDRGLTLDKVQLEMLGTAKKVTVSLDDTIILHGGGHKKLIEERCEELRAAMEKSTALFDKEKSQERLAKLSGGVAVFKVGGASEAEVGERKDRVTDALNATRAAVEEGIVPGGGVALLYASKALENLQTQNEDQKRGVQIIQSALKAPTFTIVQNAGFDGALILGKLLEQNDPNLGYDAAKGDYVDMVKAGIIDPLKVVRTALSDAASVSLLLTTTEAAVVENTDQKKPPSRMPDMGDMDY
- the LOC115708283 gene encoding putative pentatricopeptide repeat-containing protein At1g17630, coding for MLKSSAQRFLSTSLSFTQSHFRFLSIFTRSFSVAHHNIQSSLQLQPSYNGTHNELIDFFDYLLGQCVTTQQCKQVHGQVFLTGGNSSGFLAARLVSVYSRFGLVEDSQKVFDNFPVETSSKNMLLWNSIVRANVSNGFYIEAVELYDKMLKFGVWADGFTFPLVIRACTFIGDLFLCKRIHCRVLQMGFKNNLHVVNEMLGMYGKLGQMKDASHVFDGMSIRSYVSWNTMISGYAFNHDYGGATKMFHRMELEGFQPNSVTWTSLLSSHARCGKHEETMELFGLMRLRGLGATAEALAVVLSVCADLAEVNKGKMIHAYVIKGGFEHYLFAKNALICMYGKCRDVEHAQKSFLEMKTKNIVSWNALISSYAESGLCDEAYEIFIQLEKSNGYPQVRPNIISWSAVIGGFASKGRGEESLELFRRMQLTTVRANSVTICSILSVCAELAALNLGREIHGNVIRAMMDDNILVGNGLINMYTKCGSFKDGQLIFENLDTKDLISWNSMITGYGIQGIGQNALRVFDQMINSGFKPDNVTFVAILSACSHAGLIDEGRSLFNQMSKVYGIEPQMEHYSCMVDLLGRAGLLQEANNIIKNMPMKPNACVWSALLNSCRMYKNTCVTEETTEHIFHQINLESTGSYMLLSNIYAASGKWEESAKVRISAKTKGLKKIPGQSWIEVNKKVYMFSAGNAGQANLELVYGVLHVLALHMECD